In Antennarius striatus isolate MH-2024 chromosome 8, ASM4005453v1, whole genome shotgun sequence, a single window of DNA contains:
- the si:ch211-14k19.8 gene encoding mucin-2 isoform X2, with amino-acid sequence MQLHACLLLFIFTTVQENESTPSDWESTTHPGRDLLRSSQTGTSFSRTASIGQDVVRRTKSGSRGPEEWTSGTRFMSSPSSQDQGLLHPTSPRQGLSTAGNADRETISFPEEGPNNQTETSGAAHLADGPVSARERTHPYFQLTSTAHTQFDTSHSANTETNTHTEIPQTQMGSKHTTASGTEMHEYTNAQTPEISATTRAYPTVSRSSVPNFTPSKPELPPWTTLESLTMASPPVGAVSGSPGDTLPHSWRNQRGTDQLDANTTSAVTSDLLKSPTEPQQSDLSTPRTDTEPTPSSLSQEPNEIHPSSTYITASDADTATPNIHQTDSRTSAASDGIGHTFAMVSDDEPLNTERLQSLSSSPITQTKFPQSAVPSPLTSTSDETTTNAIPSLPGSQGVSDRTVTGSSTPTSRMLGDMVQNSASPTGLTADTEPHTRHPTLTLLYDHSHSNPLTPTPHLSSSTSVNVSTSSHTLQTHMGTTHRTRSSSPSPPVTSEPAIHAPLIDHTTTLTPTQTPTIKSTTSHTTLATLDHPDTQRDTGLEGVEKDQEILNHSNPTTSTPTAGPTSRTRPHPVQENPTAVTPPAPAWSATATPMPPKVYVVPDEPAAIRVESIDLLLQIVVEDSTSASASGLEEDAAAWLEPNLQRAPGFDRLLGVWSSGHAVQTLVRFQTSGALRWIGSSGPASLLERTGLAQALREGRSLKSSVITNITLGGLQGEVCDWLLQCQPGYRCVSRPGASNYSCSSICHFDHCHHHGICTHHPGQFPVCRCLVGQDFWFMGQRCDTRMTHARLVGSCLAILLIMVTLIGVLAFVAVRRYRAVLIQAKVDQTRSSYRRFNHFDELSGRFWLRSWAGSADSLDNPAFTRSDELLHLRTLDRPCCYHDDTLSLPSTCPSHGARINTIYLHRPTFA; translated from the exons ATGCAGCTCCACGCAtgtttgttgctttttattttcacaacag TCCAGGAAAATGAGAGTACCCCGTCAGATTGGGAGTCCACGACACATCCGGGCCGAGACCTTTTACGTTCGTCTCAGACAGGAACCAGCTTCTCAAGAACCGCATCCATTGGTCAGGACGTGGTGAGAAGGACGAAAAGCGGCAGCCGAGGTCCGGAGGAGTGGACTTCTGGGACCCGGTTTATGTCTAGTCCCTCCTCTCAGGACCAGGGGCTGCTGCACCCCACGTCACCCCGTCAGGGACTCTCCACGGCTGGGAATGCCGATAGGGAAACTATCTCTTTTCCTGAGGAAGGGCCGAACAATCAAACGGAAACATCTGGAGCTGCTCACCTCGCCGACGGTCCTGTGTCTGCTAGAGAGAGAACACACCCTTATTTTCAGCTAACGTCCACCGCGCACACACAGTTTGACACATCGCACTcagcaaacacagaaacaaacacacacactgagatcCCACAAACCCAGATGGGctcaaaacacacaacagccaGCGGCACAGAAATGCATGAATATACCAACGCTCAGACCCCTGAAATATCTGCAACAACGCGAGCTTACCCAACCGTGTCCCGCTCCAGTGTCCCAAACTTCACCCCTTCTAAACCAGAACTGCCTCCCTGGACGACACTGGAGAGTCTCACCATGGCTAGCCCACCCGTTGGGGCCGTCAGTGGGTCACCTGGAGACACGTTACCCCACTCCTGGAGAAACCAGAGAGGCACAGACCAACTGGACGCCAACACGACCTCTGCTGTCACTTCCGACCTTTTAAAGTCGCCGACCGAACCCCAACAGAGCGACTTGAGTACCCCACGCACCGACACCGAACCCACTCCGTCATCACTTTCACAGGAACCCAACgagatccatccatcctccacctACATCACAGCGTCTGACGCTGACACTGCCACGCCAAACATTCACCAGACTGACTCACGGACGTCCGCCGCGTCAGATGGTATCGGTCACACCTTTGCGATGGTGTCCGATGATGAACCTCTGAACACAGAGAGGCTTCAGTCTCTCTCGTCTTCCCCAATAACTCAAACCAAATTTCCCCAGAGCGCGGTACCTTCCCCTCTCACATCCACGTCAGACGAGACGACTACCAACGCCATCCCGTCGTTGCCTGGCAGCCAAGGCGTCTCTGATCGGACTGTGACGGGTTCTTCTACACCAACGTCACGGATGTTGGGCGACATGGTCCAGAACTCGGCTTCACCTACAGGACTCACTGCTGACACTGAACCTCACACACGACATCCGACTTTGACACTCTTATATGACCACTCACACTCAAATCCACTGACTCCCACTCCGCATTTGTCATCCAGCACATCCGTAAACGTATCTACATCTTCTCAcacactccagacacacatgGGTACCACACACCGCACCCGATCGTCATCGCCGTCGCCCCCCGTGACCTCCGAACCTGCCATCCACGCACCACTCATCGACCACACCACCACGCTCACTCCCACACAGACGCCAACCATCAAGTCTACAACGTCACACACAACTCTTGCAACGTTAGATcatccagacacacaaagagacacCGGTCTGGAAGGAGTGGAGAAAGACCAGGAGATTTTGAATCACAGCAACCCAACCACATCAACTCCTACTGCTGGACCCACAAGCCGGACAAGACCCCATCCCGTTCAGGAGAACCCAACAGCAGTCACGCCTCCTGCACCGGCCTGGAGCGCCACAGCTACTCCAATGCCGCCCAAGGTCTACGTGGTGCCAGATGAGCCTGCGGCCAtcagag TGGAGTCCATCGATCTGTTGCTGCAGATCGTCGTTGAAGACTCCACATCTGCTTCAGCTTCAGGCCTGGAGGAAGATGCTGCTGCTTGG CTGGAACCAAACCTCCAGAGAGCGCCGGGGTTCGACAGGCTGCTGGGAGTCTGGAGCAG TGGCCACGCCGTGCAGACGCTGGTTCGGTTTCAAACCAGCGGTGCCCTGCGGTGGATCGGCTCCAGCGGACCCGCCTCACTGCTGGAAAGAACGGGATTGGCTCAAGCTCTGCGGGAGGGGAGGAGCTTGAAATCGTCCGTAATCACCAACATCACGCTCGGAG GCCTGCAGGGTGAAGTGTGTGACTGGTTGCTGCAGTGTCAACCTGGCTACAGGTGTGTGTCCCGACCTGGAGCATCAAACtacagctgctcctccatctgCCACTTTGACCACTGCCACCACCACGGGATCTGCACACACCACCCGGGTCAGTTCCCAGTTTGCCG ctGCCTTGTAGGACAAGACTTCTGGTTCATGGGTCAGAGGTGTGACACCAGGATGACTCACGCGCGCCTGGTGGGAAGTTGCCTCGCCATCTTACTCATCATGGTGACTCTGATCGGCGTTCTGGCGTTTGTGGCGGTGCGACGCTATCGTGCCGTTCTGATCCAGGCCAAAGTGGATCAGACTCGGAGCAG CTATCGCAGGTTCAACCATTTCGACGAGCTGTCGGGACGTTTCTGGTTGCGTTCGTGGGCGGGGTCGGCAGATTCGCTCGACAACCCCGCCTTCACACGCTCCGACGAGTTACTGCACCTGCGGACGCTTGACCGCCCCTGCTGTTACCATGACGACACGCTGTCGCTGCCCTCCACTTGCCCCAGTCATGGAGCCCGCATCAATACGATCTACCTGCACAG gCCTACATTTGCATAA
- the si:ch211-14k19.8 gene encoding mucin-2 isoform X1, whose amino-acid sequence MQLHACLLLFIFTTVQENESTPSDWESTTHPGRDLLRSSQTGTSFSRTASIGQDVVRRTKSGSRGPEEWTSGTRFMSSPSSQDQGLLHPTSPRQGLSTAGNADRETISFPEEGPNNQTETSGAAHLADGPVSARERTHPYFQLTSTAHTQFDTSHSANTETNTHTEIPQTQMGSKHTTASGTEMHEYTNAQTPEISATTRAYPTVSRSSVPNFTPSKPELPPWTTLESLTMASPPVGAVSGSPGDTLPHSWRNQRGTDQLDANTTSAVTSDLLKSPTEPQQSDLSTPRTDTEPTPSSLSQEPNEIHPSSTYITASDADTATPNIHQTDSRTSAASDGIGHTFAMVSDDEPLNTERLQSLSSSPITQTKFPQSAVPSPLTSTSDETTTNAIPSLPGSQGVSDRTVTGSSTPTSRMLGDMVQNSASPTGLTADTEPHTRHPTLTLLYDHSHSNPLTPTPHLSSSTSVNVSTSSHTLQTHMGTTHRTRSSSPSPPVTSEPAIHAPLIDHTTTLTPTQTPTIKSTTSHTTLATLDHPDTQRDTGLEGVEKDQEILNHSNPTTSTPTAGPTSRTRPHPVQENPTAVTPPAPAWSATATPMPPKVYVVPDEPAAIRVESIDLLLQIVVEDSTSASASGLEEDAAAWLEPNLQRAPGFDRLLGVWSSGHAVQTLVRFQTSGALRWIGSSGPASLLERTGLAQALREGRSLKSSVITNITLGGLQGEVCDWLLQCQPGYRCVSRPGASNYSCSSICHFDHCHHHGICTHHPGQFPVCRCLVGQDFWFMGQRCDTRMTHARLVGSCLAILLIMVTLIGVLAFVAVRRYRAVLIQAKVDQTRSSYRRFNHFDELSGRFWLRSWAGSADSLDNPAFTRSDELLHLRTLDRPCCYHDDTLSLPSTCPSHGARINTIYLHSSQYGWRGSEVSMGDGVLDSGKASDLSVCSWPVEPIHWTPFPLLQQLASHRTPPVRMSRPRSYCEGMELVDLGRSWTA is encoded by the exons ATGCAGCTCCACGCAtgtttgttgctttttattttcacaacag TCCAGGAAAATGAGAGTACCCCGTCAGATTGGGAGTCCACGACACATCCGGGCCGAGACCTTTTACGTTCGTCTCAGACAGGAACCAGCTTCTCAAGAACCGCATCCATTGGTCAGGACGTGGTGAGAAGGACGAAAAGCGGCAGCCGAGGTCCGGAGGAGTGGACTTCTGGGACCCGGTTTATGTCTAGTCCCTCCTCTCAGGACCAGGGGCTGCTGCACCCCACGTCACCCCGTCAGGGACTCTCCACGGCTGGGAATGCCGATAGGGAAACTATCTCTTTTCCTGAGGAAGGGCCGAACAATCAAACGGAAACATCTGGAGCTGCTCACCTCGCCGACGGTCCTGTGTCTGCTAGAGAGAGAACACACCCTTATTTTCAGCTAACGTCCACCGCGCACACACAGTTTGACACATCGCACTcagcaaacacagaaacaaacacacacactgagatcCCACAAACCCAGATGGGctcaaaacacacaacagccaGCGGCACAGAAATGCATGAATATACCAACGCTCAGACCCCTGAAATATCTGCAACAACGCGAGCTTACCCAACCGTGTCCCGCTCCAGTGTCCCAAACTTCACCCCTTCTAAACCAGAACTGCCTCCCTGGACGACACTGGAGAGTCTCACCATGGCTAGCCCACCCGTTGGGGCCGTCAGTGGGTCACCTGGAGACACGTTACCCCACTCCTGGAGAAACCAGAGAGGCACAGACCAACTGGACGCCAACACGACCTCTGCTGTCACTTCCGACCTTTTAAAGTCGCCGACCGAACCCCAACAGAGCGACTTGAGTACCCCACGCACCGACACCGAACCCACTCCGTCATCACTTTCACAGGAACCCAACgagatccatccatcctccacctACATCACAGCGTCTGACGCTGACACTGCCACGCCAAACATTCACCAGACTGACTCACGGACGTCCGCCGCGTCAGATGGTATCGGTCACACCTTTGCGATGGTGTCCGATGATGAACCTCTGAACACAGAGAGGCTTCAGTCTCTCTCGTCTTCCCCAATAACTCAAACCAAATTTCCCCAGAGCGCGGTACCTTCCCCTCTCACATCCACGTCAGACGAGACGACTACCAACGCCATCCCGTCGTTGCCTGGCAGCCAAGGCGTCTCTGATCGGACTGTGACGGGTTCTTCTACACCAACGTCACGGATGTTGGGCGACATGGTCCAGAACTCGGCTTCACCTACAGGACTCACTGCTGACACTGAACCTCACACACGACATCCGACTTTGACACTCTTATATGACCACTCACACTCAAATCCACTGACTCCCACTCCGCATTTGTCATCCAGCACATCCGTAAACGTATCTACATCTTCTCAcacactccagacacacatgGGTACCACACACCGCACCCGATCGTCATCGCCGTCGCCCCCCGTGACCTCCGAACCTGCCATCCACGCACCACTCATCGACCACACCACCACGCTCACTCCCACACAGACGCCAACCATCAAGTCTACAACGTCACACACAACTCTTGCAACGTTAGATcatccagacacacaaagagacacCGGTCTGGAAGGAGTGGAGAAAGACCAGGAGATTTTGAATCACAGCAACCCAACCACATCAACTCCTACTGCTGGACCCACAAGCCGGACAAGACCCCATCCCGTTCAGGAGAACCCAACAGCAGTCACGCCTCCTGCACCGGCCTGGAGCGCCACAGCTACTCCAATGCCGCCCAAGGTCTACGTGGTGCCAGATGAGCCTGCGGCCAtcagag TGGAGTCCATCGATCTGTTGCTGCAGATCGTCGTTGAAGACTCCACATCTGCTTCAGCTTCAGGCCTGGAGGAAGATGCTGCTGCTTGG CTGGAACCAAACCTCCAGAGAGCGCCGGGGTTCGACAGGCTGCTGGGAGTCTGGAGCAG TGGCCACGCCGTGCAGACGCTGGTTCGGTTTCAAACCAGCGGTGCCCTGCGGTGGATCGGCTCCAGCGGACCCGCCTCACTGCTGGAAAGAACGGGATTGGCTCAAGCTCTGCGGGAGGGGAGGAGCTTGAAATCGTCCGTAATCACCAACATCACGCTCGGAG GCCTGCAGGGTGAAGTGTGTGACTGGTTGCTGCAGTGTCAACCTGGCTACAGGTGTGTGTCCCGACCTGGAGCATCAAACtacagctgctcctccatctgCCACTTTGACCACTGCCACCACCACGGGATCTGCACACACCACCCGGGTCAGTTCCCAGTTTGCCG ctGCCTTGTAGGACAAGACTTCTGGTTCATGGGTCAGAGGTGTGACACCAGGATGACTCACGCGCGCCTGGTGGGAAGTTGCCTCGCCATCTTACTCATCATGGTGACTCTGATCGGCGTTCTGGCGTTTGTGGCGGTGCGACGCTATCGTGCCGTTCTGATCCAGGCCAAAGTGGATCAGACTCGGAGCAG CTATCGCAGGTTCAACCATTTCGACGAGCTGTCGGGACGTTTCTGGTTGCGTTCGTGGGCGGGGTCGGCAGATTCGCTCGACAACCCCGCCTTCACACGCTCCGACGAGTTACTGCACCTGCGGACGCTTGACCGCCCCTGCTGTTACCATGACGACACGCTGTCGCTGCCCTCCACTTGCCCCAGTCATGGAGCCCGCATCAATACGATCTACCTGCACAG CTCTCAGTACGGGTGGAGGGGGAGTGAGGTGAGCATGGGGGACGGCGTGCTGGACTCGGGTAAGGCCAgcgacctgtctgtctgcagctggCCTGTGGAACCCATTCACTGGACTCCCTTCCcactcctgcagcagctggccTCCCACAGGACTCCCCCG GTGAGGATGTCACGACCACGCTCCTACTGCGAAGGCATGGAGCTGGTCGACCTGGGGAGGAGCTGGACGGCTTGa